One Nonomuraea angiospora DNA segment encodes these proteins:
- a CDS encoding amidohydrolase — protein MSAGRRAEALPDPLDATAVRRRLHRRPEPGFLEIETADLAWGLLAGLGWRLRGGGELVDVRDHPGLPSRDELDAAVRRAAAQGVAAASVHRFRDGNTAFVAELRGTRPGPLIAVRVDMDALPIQESRSGGHHPAARGFGSDVDGAMHACGHDGHVAIALRAAALLSDRRFAGTVRLLFQPAEEGVRGAAPMLAAGLADDVDVLLAVHLGFGTPDGCVAAATELYGTSKLRAEFTGVAAHASGAPEQGRSALLAAASAVLGLHALPRYATATTRVNVGTLHAPGAANIVNARAVLGAEVRAGGAAEHDDLERRARDVLHGAAAMHGVTVDVARTGWATSAATDDAILGRIETLAPGHGLRLLPPRPLRASDDATLFMRHVQERDGLAGYLLVGAGTYGPHHSPTFDLDEAALAPAADLLAALIRSW, from the coding sequence GTGAGCGCGGGCCGGCGAGCCGAGGCCCTGCCGGATCCGCTGGACGCGACCGCCGTCCGGCGCCGGCTGCACCGGCGGCCCGAGCCCGGCTTCCTCGAGATCGAGACCGCGGATCTCGCCTGGGGCCTCCTCGCCGGCCTGGGCTGGCGGCTGCGCGGCGGCGGCGAGCTCGTCGACGTGCGCGATCACCCCGGCCTGCCGAGCCGCGACGAGCTCGACGCGGCCGTCCGGCGGGCCGCCGCGCAGGGCGTGGCGGCGGCGTCGGTGCACCGGTTCCGTGACGGGAACACCGCCTTCGTCGCGGAGCTGCGGGGCACTCGCCCGGGTCCGCTGATCGCCGTGCGGGTGGACATGGACGCCCTGCCGATCCAGGAGAGCCGCTCCGGCGGCCACCACCCCGCGGCCCGGGGTTTCGGCTCGGACGTCGACGGCGCGATGCACGCCTGCGGGCACGACGGGCACGTGGCCATCGCGCTGCGGGCGGCGGCCCTGCTGTCCGACAGGCGGTTCGCCGGCACCGTACGGCTGCTGTTCCAGCCTGCCGAGGAGGGCGTCCGCGGCGCCGCTCCCATGCTGGCCGCCGGGCTCGCCGACGACGTCGACGTCCTGCTGGCCGTCCACCTCGGCTTCGGCACCCCGGACGGCTGCGTCGCGGCCGCGACCGAGCTGTACGGGACCTCGAAACTGCGCGCCGAGTTCACCGGGGTCGCCGCCCACGCCAGCGGAGCGCCAGAACAGGGCCGCAGCGCCCTGCTGGCGGCGGCGTCCGCCGTTCTGGGCCTGCACGCCCTGCCCCGCTACGCGACGGCGACGACCCGCGTCAACGTCGGGACGCTGCACGCGCCGGGCGCGGCGAACATCGTCAACGCCCGTGCCGTCCTCGGCGCGGAGGTCCGGGCCGGCGGCGCCGCCGAGCACGACGACCTGGAGCGGCGCGCCCGCGACGTCCTTCACGGCGCGGCCGCCATGCACGGCGTCACCGTGGACGTCGCCAGAACCGGCTGGGCGACCAGCGCCGCCACCGACGACGCGATCCTCGGCAGGATCGAGACCCTCGCCCCGGGCCACGGCCTGCGGCTGCTGCCGCCGCGTCCCCTGCGCGCCAGCGATGACGCGACGCTGTTCATGCGGCACGTGCAGGAACGCGACGGGCTCGCCGGATACCTGCTCGTGGGCGCCGGGACGTACGGACCGCATCATTCGCCGACCTTCGACCTGGACGAGGCCGCGCTGGCCCCGGCCGCCGACCTCCTGGCCGCGCTCATCCGATCCTGGTGA
- a CDS encoding tartrate dehydrogenase, which produces MTTTSPRHPGTGTARRHVVDVVPGDGIGTEVVPAAVRCVDHLAASFGFTVEWRERAWGCDHHRAHGRMMPVDGLEQLASADAILLGAVGAPDIPDDVTLWGLLIPIRREFVQYVNLRPVRSLPGIRSPLRSEAPIDLVVVRENVEGEYSEVGGRVNRGRPGEFAVQEAVFTRTGVERIARFAADLARRRSGRLISATKSNGIIHTMPFWDEVVAEVAGASGVRLEKVLIDALAARLVLRPESVDVIVASNLFGDILSDLAGALAGSIGVAPSANLDPTKTYPSMFEPVHGSAPDIAGMGIANPVGALWAAAMMLDHLGEPAAAARLVSAFEHVLRAGTATRDLGGTASTEEFTTAVVQALDEGAP; this is translated from the coding sequence GTGACCACGACTTCCCCGCGACACCCCGGCACCGGGACGGCGCGGCGCCACGTCGTCGACGTCGTCCCGGGTGACGGCATCGGCACCGAGGTCGTCCCCGCCGCCGTGCGCTGCGTCGACCACCTGGCCGCGAGCTTCGGGTTCACCGTCGAGTGGCGCGAGCGCGCGTGGGGGTGCGACCACCACCGGGCGCACGGGCGCATGATGCCCGTGGACGGCCTCGAGCAGCTCGCCTCCGCCGACGCCATCCTGCTCGGCGCCGTCGGCGCGCCGGACATCCCCGACGACGTCACCCTGTGGGGGCTGCTCATCCCCATCCGCCGGGAGTTCGTGCAGTACGTCAACCTCCGGCCGGTCCGGTCGCTGCCCGGGATCCGCTCGCCGTTGCGCTCGGAGGCCCCGATCGACCTGGTCGTCGTGCGCGAGAACGTCGAAGGCGAATACAGCGAGGTCGGCGGCCGGGTCAACCGGGGCCGGCCCGGCGAGTTCGCCGTCCAGGAGGCGGTGTTCACCCGGACCGGCGTCGAACGGATCGCCCGTTTCGCCGCCGATCTTGCCCGGCGGCGCTCGGGCCGGCTGATCTCGGCGACGAAGTCGAACGGCATCATTCACACGATGCCGTTCTGGGACGAGGTGGTGGCGGAGGTGGCCGGCGCCAGCGGGGTGCGGCTGGAGAAGGTCCTCATCGACGCCCTGGCCGCGCGCCTCGTGCTGCGGCCGGAGAGCGTCGACGTCATCGTGGCCTCCAACCTGTTCGGCGACATCCTCTCCGACCTCGCCGGCGCGCTGGCCGGGTCGATCGGGGTCGCGCCCAGCGCCAACCTCGACCCCACCAAGACGTACCCGTCGATGTTCGAGCCGGTGCACGGATCGGCGCCCGACATCGCCGGAATGGGCATCGCCAATCCGGTCGGCGCCCTCTGGGCGGCGGCCATGATGCTGGATCATCTCGGCGAACCCGCCGCCGCGGCCCGTCTCGTGTCCGCCTTCGAGCACGTCCTCCGTGCGGGGACCGCCACCCGCGATCTCGGCGGCACGGCGAGCACCGAGGAGTTCACGACCGCCGTCGTCCAGGCCCTCGACGAGGGCGCGCCGTGA
- a CDS encoding ABC transporter substrate-binding protein, with amino-acid sequence MARTWKTLAGMSTALVVLAGCSFDSASPDATAKGGSKLVVADLWAPDSGYALETDDAFTLTRAGCLETLVAVDKDNQPQPALATEWKQTAPKSWTFTIRETTFQNGTALTAKVVADDLNRLLKATAPPRSFAPGVIAAVTAVDDRTLRIDTPEEDLFLPLRVSVPNTGILAPEAFSGTATNPVGTCTGPFKITSIGTGQSLSLAANDAYWGGDVALDGAEIRYAESGATRATQLRAGEVSVAANLPVTTLATLKGDNNITLQQVALPRTTGLYLNTRKAPFDKVEARRAIQRALGLDAIVKAVYEGTATAAAGPFTPDEPWTPAGLRPVQGDAAAAKAAMAEAGIDPGSLGFELIAYSDRPEFADLAQVIQAQLAEAGITVKIRTGDYASVEDDLMSGDFQATLLSRNHLIDLPEPISVLRSDETCKGSFNLAGYCNPKVDALVKEAGSTADPAERHVLYGQIATQLAADVAFVPLVHESLTMGVADSVQGLPTDPLERTLLTKDTKLS; translated from the coding sequence ATGGCACGCACCTGGAAAACCCTCGCCGGCATGTCGACAGCCCTCGTCGTGCTCGCCGGCTGCTCGTTCGACTCCGCGAGTCCCGACGCCACCGCGAAGGGCGGCTCCAAGCTGGTCGTCGCCGACCTCTGGGCGCCCGACTCCGGGTACGCCCTGGAGACCGACGACGCCTTCACCCTCACCCGCGCCGGCTGCCTGGAGACCCTGGTGGCCGTGGACAAGGACAACCAGCCCCAGCCCGCCCTGGCCACGGAGTGGAAGCAGACGGCGCCGAAGTCCTGGACGTTCACCATCCGTGAGACCACGTTCCAGAACGGCACCGCGCTCACCGCCAAGGTCGTCGCCGACGATCTCAACCGGCTGCTGAAGGCCACGGCGCCGCCGCGCAGCTTCGCCCCCGGCGTCATCGCCGCGGTCACCGCCGTCGACGACCGGACCCTACGGATCGACACGCCCGAGGAGGACCTTTTCCTGCCGCTGCGGGTCAGCGTCCCCAACACCGGGATCCTCGCCCCTGAGGCGTTCTCCGGCACCGCCACGAACCCGGTCGGCACCTGCACCGGGCCGTTCAAGATCACCAGCATCGGGACCGGCCAGTCGCTGTCGCTGGCCGCCAACGACGCCTACTGGGGCGGGGACGTCGCCCTCGACGGGGCCGAGATCCGCTACGCCGAGAGCGGCGCCACCCGCGCCACGCAGCTGCGGGCCGGCGAGGTCTCGGTGGCTGCCAACCTGCCCGTCACCACCCTCGCCACCCTGAAGGGCGACAACAACATCACCCTGCAGCAGGTCGCGCTGCCCCGCACCACCGGCCTGTACCTCAACACCCGCAAAGCCCCCTTCGACAAGGTCGAGGCGCGCCGCGCGATCCAGCGGGCCCTCGGGCTCGACGCCATCGTCAAGGCGGTCTACGAGGGCACTGCCACCGCGGCGGCCGGGCCGTTCACCCCCGACGAGCCCTGGACGCCGGCCGGGCTGCGGCCGGTGCAGGGCGACGCCGCGGCCGCCAAGGCCGCCATGGCCGAGGCCGGCATCGACCCCGGCTCCCTCGGCTTCGAGCTCATCGCCTATTCCGACCGGCCCGAGTTCGCCGACCTCGCCCAGGTGATCCAGGCGCAGCTGGCCGAGGCCGGCATCACCGTGAAGATCCGCACCGGGGACTACGCCTCGGTCGAGGACGACCTCATGAGCGGCGACTTCCAGGCGACCCTGCTGTCCCGCAACCACCTCATCGACCTGCCCGAGCCCATCAGCGTCCTGCGCTCGGACGAGACCTGCAAGGGCAGCTTCAATCTCGCCGGTTACTGCAATCCGAAGGTCGACGCGCTCGTCAAGGAGGCCGGGAGCACCGCGGACCCGGCCGAGCGGCACGTACTCTACGGTCAGATCGCCACCCAGCTGGCCGCCGACGTGGCCTTCGTCCCGCTCGTCCACGAAAGCCTCACCATGGGCGTCGCGGACAGCGTTCAGGGCCTGCCGACCGACCCGCTGGAGCGAACCCTGCTCACGAAGGACACGAAGCTGTCGTGA
- a CDS encoding aldehyde dehydrogenase family protein, giving the protein MSLMTGPTAPSAATRWSPPGQAFAGGRWQETERRTAVTDPETGAFLGEVADSTAAEVRAAVDALVDAFRAGTGADTDAGRGDWPLWRRREALHRAADLLRQRAERFTAIVGSEGCKTIRDARREVGRAAETLQLSAGAGHALQGASVPFEDTSRGADRLGWSSREPLGVVAAITPFNDPLNLVAHKVGPALLSGNVIAVKPHEATPLSALALAELLLEAGVPGDRLAVLPGGPAAGRELVSHPGVDVVSFTGGVRTADEVARLAGARTLLMELGGSNPVIVDHDVDLMAAARAIAEGAFGCAGQNCLSVQRVYVVARHYDELLGHLTHATAHLRVGSKHDERTDVGPLIDVAAARRVEHRVGEAVARGAVVRAGAVRQEATYQPTILTGLAPDDPIVTDEIFGPVVSVLPVADLDDAVNQANRAATGLQAGVFTRDTTAALRTARRLRAGAVMINDTSDFRIDAMPFGGFHRSGIGREGVTSAVVAMTAPKVIAARLTSIS; this is encoded by the coding sequence ATGAGCCTGATGACCGGACCCACCGCCCCGTCCGCCGCCACCCGTTGGAGCCCGCCCGGCCAGGCGTTCGCCGGCGGACGCTGGCAGGAGACCGAACGGCGCACCGCCGTCACCGACCCCGAGACCGGCGCGTTCCTCGGCGAGGTCGCCGACAGCACCGCTGCGGAAGTACGCGCGGCCGTCGACGCGCTCGTGGACGCCTTCCGGGCCGGCACCGGCGCCGACACCGACGCCGGCCGTGGCGACTGGCCGCTGTGGCGACGCCGGGAGGCCCTGCACCGCGCCGCCGACCTGCTGAGGCAGCGGGCCGAACGGTTCACCGCCATCGTGGGCTCCGAGGGATGCAAGACGATCAGGGACGCCCGCCGCGAGGTGGGCCGGGCGGCGGAGACCCTGCAGCTGTCCGCCGGCGCGGGACACGCCCTGCAGGGCGCCAGCGTGCCGTTCGAGGACACCTCCCGCGGCGCGGACCGGCTCGGGTGGAGCAGCCGGGAGCCGCTCGGGGTGGTCGCCGCCATCACCCCGTTCAACGACCCGCTGAACCTCGTGGCGCACAAGGTCGGCCCGGCGCTGCTGTCCGGCAACGTCATCGCGGTCAAACCGCACGAGGCGACGCCGCTGTCCGCGCTGGCCCTCGCCGAACTGCTCCTCGAGGCAGGCGTTCCCGGCGACCGGCTCGCCGTGCTGCCCGGCGGCCCGGCCGCCGGGCGCGAGCTGGTGTCGCACCCCGGCGTCGACGTCGTCTCCTTCACCGGCGGGGTGCGCACCGCCGACGAGGTGGCCCGCCTGGCCGGCGCCCGTACCCTCCTGATGGAGCTGGGCGGCTCCAACCCCGTCATCGTCGACCACGACGTGGACCTGATGGCGGCCGCGCGGGCCATCGCCGAAGGGGCGTTCGGGTGCGCGGGGCAGAACTGCCTGTCGGTGCAGCGCGTCTACGTGGTCGCCCGGCACTACGACGAGCTGCTCGGCCACCTGACCCATGCGACCGCTCACCTGAGGGTCGGCAGCAAGCACGACGAGAGGACCGACGTCGGGCCGCTGATCGACGTGGCGGCCGCGCGCCGCGTGGAGCACCGCGTCGGGGAGGCCGTCGCCCGCGGCGCGGTCGTACGGGCGGGAGCGGTCCGCCAGGAGGCCACGTACCAGCCGACCATCCTCACCGGCCTCGCCCCCGACGATCCCATCGTCACCGACGAGATCTTCGGCCCCGTGGTCAGCGTGCTGCCCGTGGCCGACCTCGACGACGCCGTGAACCAGGCCAACCGCGCGGCCACCGGCCTGCAGGCCGGCGTCTTCACCCGCGACACCACCGCGGCCCTGCGCACCGCCCGCCGGCTGCGGGCCGGCGCGGTGATGATCAACGACACGTCCGACTTCCGCATCGACGCCATGCCGTTCGGCGGTTTCCACCGCAGCGGCATCGGCCGGGAAGGCGTCACCAGCGCCGTCGTGGCGATGACCGCACCCAAGGTCATCGCAGCCCGGCTCACCTCCATCAGCTGA
- a CDS encoding oligopeptide/dipeptide ABC transporter ATP-binding protein, with protein MNDPAQNADTADIAVVDHVTKHYPLSRNGFGRRPHVHSVDDVSLTIRTGEVLGLVGESGSGKSTLARLLLGLVPVDSGRIEVDRLRVGKLRGARLRQLRRSAQLVFQDPHSALDPRMTLRESLLAPLEQHRVGTPQERLRRVATALTEVGLDHGFLERRPGDCSGGQLQRVVIARALLLEPKLLVCDEPVSALDASVQATILNLLVDLRRSRGLSMLFISHDLRVVEFLADRVAVLYLGQIVEMATHDDIFAGALHPYTLALLHSGRGHRIVAGAQDQLKGEPPSPVSPPPGCRFNTRCPLATDRCRAEQPDLVDIGNGHHVRCHRSAESRSHLVVEEIPA; from the coding sequence ATGAACGACCCCGCGCAGAACGCCGACACCGCCGACATCGCCGTCGTCGACCACGTGACCAAGCACTATCCGCTGTCGCGGAACGGCTTCGGGCGCCGGCCGCACGTGCACTCCGTCGACGACGTGTCCCTGACCATCCGCACGGGAGAGGTGCTGGGGCTGGTCGGTGAGTCCGGCTCGGGCAAGAGCACTCTGGCCCGGCTCCTGCTCGGCCTCGTACCGGTCGACTCCGGACGGATCGAGGTCGATCGGCTGAGGGTCGGCAAGCTGCGCGGCGCCCGGCTCCGTCAGCTGCGCCGGTCGGCGCAGCTGGTCTTCCAGGACCCGCACTCGGCGCTGGACCCGCGCATGACGCTGCGGGAATCACTGCTCGCCCCGCTGGAGCAGCACCGCGTCGGCACGCCGCAGGAACGCCTGCGGCGGGTCGCCACCGCGCTGACGGAGGTCGGCCTGGACCACGGCTTCCTGGAGCGCCGGCCGGGCGACTGCTCCGGAGGGCAGCTGCAGCGGGTGGTCATCGCCAGGGCCCTCCTGCTGGAGCCCAAGCTGCTCGTCTGCGACGAGCCCGTCTCGGCCCTGGACGCCTCGGTGCAGGCGACCATCCTGAACCTGCTGGTCGATCTGCGCCGGTCGCGGGGGCTGAGCATGCTGTTCATCTCCCACGACCTGAGGGTGGTCGAGTTCCTCGCCGACCGGGTGGCGGTTCTCTACCTCGGGCAGATCGTGGAGATGGCCACGCACGACGACATCTTCGCGGGCGCCCTGCACCCCTACACGCTGGCGCTGTTGCATTCCGGTCGGGGACACCGCATCGTCGCCGGCGCGCAGGACCAGCTGAAGGGCGAGCCTCCCAGCCCCGTCTCCCCGCCGCCCGGCTGCCGCTTCAACACCCGCTGCCCGCTGGCCACCGACCGTTGCCGCGCCGAGCAACCCGACCTCGTCGACATCGGAAACGGCCACCACGTCCGCTGCCACCGCTCCGCGGAGAGCAGGAGCCACCTGGTCGTTGAGGAGATCCCCGCATGA
- a CDS encoding ABC transporter ATP-binding protein: protein MSARLEVRDLTVHAGRPGQAPPILDRVSLTLDPGEVLAVVGESGSGKSMTAHSVLRMLPAGLHMHAEGLRLGDLDLLAASSRALDGVRGRRISMLYQQPKRMLDPTATVGSQVAEPLRRHLGMSRQAARRRVVELLAAVGIPDPDRRAGDHPHQMSGGMAQRVMIAMALAAHPDVLIADEPTTALDVTVEAQILRLIAAMQVETGMSVLFISHDVTTVASIADRIAVMYAGRIVEDGPAAEVITAAEHPYTQALLRCSTLQTDETGHLHTIPGNATSARAVSHGCRFRPRCAVAAGDGELGSHCDSEEPDLAGCGTRRNSRCWVTIGPRRQVPA from the coding sequence ATGAGCGCGCGTCTGGAGGTCCGTGACCTGACCGTTCACGCCGGCCGGCCGGGACAGGCCCCGCCCATCCTCGACCGCGTGAGCCTGACCCTCGATCCCGGCGAGGTGCTGGCCGTGGTCGGCGAATCGGGGTCGGGCAAGAGCATGACCGCCCACTCGGTGCTGCGCATGCTGCCGGCCGGGCTGCACATGCACGCCGAGGGCCTGCGGCTGGGCGACCTGGACCTGCTCGCCGCCTCCTCGCGGGCGCTGGACGGCGTGCGCGGCCGGCGGATCTCCATGCTCTACCAGCAGCCCAAGCGCATGCTCGACCCGACCGCGACGGTCGGCAGCCAGGTCGCCGAGCCGCTGCGCAGGCATCTCGGCATGAGCCGGCAGGCCGCCCGCCGCCGGGTCGTGGAGTTGCTCGCCGCGGTCGGGATCCCCGATCCCGACCGCCGCGCCGGCGACCATCCGCACCAGATGTCCGGCGGCATGGCCCAGCGCGTCATGATCGCCATGGCGCTGGCCGCCCACCCGGACGTGCTCATCGCCGACGAGCCCACCACCGCCCTTGACGTCACCGTCGAGGCGCAGATCCTGCGGCTGATCGCCGCCATGCAGGTCGAGACCGGAATGTCGGTCCTGTTCATCTCCCACGACGTCACCACCGTCGCCTCCATCGCCGACCGCATCGCCGTCATGTACGCGGGCCGCATCGTCGAGGACGGACCGGCCGCCGAGGTCATCACCGCCGCCGAGCACCCTTACACCCAGGCGTTGCTGCGCTGCTCCACCCTGCAGACCGACGAAACCGGCCATCTGCACACCATCCCCGGAAACGCCACCTCGGCCCGCGCCGTCAGCCACGGCTGCCGCTTCCGCCCGCGCTGCGCCGTCGCCGCCGGCGACGGGGAGCTGGGCTCCCACTGCGACAGCGAGGAACCCGATCTCGCTGGCTGCGGCACCCGCCGCAACTCACGCTGCTGGGTCACCATCGGCCCCCGACGACAGGTTCCGGCATGA
- a CDS encoding GntR family transcriptional regulator: MSHQTPAPAGRTSKRTLTEVVTGLLRDRILGGEFPPGTQMNEVELAAYFEVSRGPLREAMQRLVQEGLLVSYPRQGVFVPTLTREDLEDIFVARQAIEREALRRVTARGVSAGLVADLEVIVAQMREAVGHADESALAALDLAFHRRLVSAAGSTRLDRLYGLIANEMQLCFRMIVDSYSDRSTLWAEHEQLLHVIASGDRSAAKALLDRHFAEAGELQPGTSEQPPKRRLHPHSHRHQDPSEFHEHADGYRHGDDQQAPPQPREQP; this comes from the coding sequence ATGAGCCATCAGACCCCGGCCCCGGCGGGCAGGACCTCGAAGCGGACGCTGACGGAGGTGGTCACCGGGCTGTTGCGCGACCGCATCCTCGGCGGGGAGTTCCCGCCCGGGACCCAGATGAACGAAGTCGAGCTCGCGGCGTACTTCGAGGTCTCGCGCGGCCCGTTGCGCGAGGCGATGCAGCGTCTGGTGCAGGAGGGCCTGCTCGTCAGCTACCCCCGCCAAGGGGTCTTCGTCCCCACCCTGACCAGGGAGGACCTGGAGGACATCTTCGTCGCCCGCCAGGCGATCGAGCGGGAGGCGCTGCGCCGGGTCACCGCCCGGGGGGTCTCCGCGGGCCTGGTCGCCGACCTCGAAGTGATCGTCGCGCAAATGAGGGAGGCCGTCGGCCACGCGGACGAGAGCGCGCTGGCCGCCCTGGACCTCGCCTTCCACCGCCGGCTGGTCAGCGCCGCCGGCAGCACCCGGCTGGACCGGCTGTACGGGCTCATCGCCAACGAGATGCAGCTGTGCTTCCGGATGATCGTCGACAGCTACAGCGATCGTTCCACGCTGTGGGCCGAGCACGAGCAGCTGCTGCACGTCATCGCCAGCGGTGACAGGTCCGCCGCCAAGGCGCTCCTGGACCGGCACTTCGCCGAGGCCGGCGAGCTCCAGCCGGGGACCTCGGAGCAGCCGCCCAAGCGCCGCCTCCACCCTCACTCGCATCGCCACCAGGACCCGTCGGAGTTCCACGAACACGCCGACGGCTACCGGCACGGCGACGACCAGCAAGCCCCACCGCAGCCCCGGGAGCAGCCATGA
- a CDS encoding ABC transporter permease, which produces MSVLDVFGDDARRDEPGAAPPPSPAETAAAPARRRRGTWPPALLAGSILFGVIAALLVLAPWLAPYPPAQQDLVARLEGSSAAHLLGTDHLGRDVLSRLLDGGRFSLAVATVTLVICAVTGTLVGFVVARRGGLLDTVVMRVTDILLAFPEMVVALFLVAVLGTGDLTLVLALTIGGWTPFCRLARGVALEINGRDFIEAAQALGCSGWFIIRRHLLPNALPPLLAHAAVRFGHKLITVGALSFLGLGVQPPFSDWGSMLSEAIPYLDRSPLLVLAPGAAIFVAALSVTLAGRGLETRRARTGGST; this is translated from the coding sequence GTGTCCGTGCTTGACGTCTTCGGCGACGACGCCCGCCGCGACGAACCCGGCGCCGCGCCTCCGCCGTCACCGGCCGAGACCGCCGCCGCCCCCGCGCGCCGCCGGCGCGGAACGTGGCCGCCGGCGCTGCTGGCCGGGTCCATCCTGTTCGGGGTGATCGCCGCGCTCCTGGTGCTGGCACCGTGGCTGGCGCCCTATCCGCCGGCGCAGCAGGACCTCGTCGCGCGCCTGGAAGGCAGCTCCGCGGCCCACCTGCTGGGCACCGACCACCTGGGCCGCGACGTGCTCAGCAGGCTGCTGGACGGGGGCCGGTTCTCCCTGGCCGTCGCCACGGTCACGCTGGTGATCTGCGCCGTCACCGGCACTCTCGTGGGGTTCGTCGTCGCGCGGCGAGGCGGTCTGCTCGACACCGTCGTCATGCGCGTCACCGACATCCTGCTGGCCTTCCCCGAGATGGTGGTCGCGCTCTTCCTCGTCGCGGTGCTCGGCACCGGCGACCTGACGCTGGTGCTCGCCCTGACCATCGGCGGGTGGACGCCGTTCTGCCGGCTGGCCCGTGGCGTCGCGCTGGAGATCAACGGCCGTGACTTCATCGAGGCGGCCCAGGCTCTGGGGTGCTCGGGATGGTTCATCATCCGCCGCCACCTGCTCCCCAACGCCCTGCCCCCGCTGCTGGCCCACGCGGCCGTGCGCTTCGGCCACAAGCTCATCACCGTCGGCGCCCTGTCCTTCCTGGGACTCGGCGTCCAGCCACCGTTCTCCGACTGGGGGTCGATGTTGTCCGAGGCCATTCCCTACCTCGACCGCTCGCCGCTGCTGGTCCTGGCCCCCGGTGCCGCGATCTTCGTCGCGGCTCTCAGCGTCACGCTCGCCGGCCGGGGCCTGGAGACGCGCCGGGCCCGGACGGGAGGGTCAACATGA
- a CDS encoding ABC transporter permease, which translates to MLYVLRRFAVLVTTLLVASFLVFLIPYVTPGDPAARILRARVGDLVQDPRTLARLRVEYGLDRPLLQQYLSWLGSALRGDLGRSFTNGTEVLPQLMRALSVTASIAVIALLLALLVAVPLGAVCAVRRGTPLDGAITGVTQAFVAVPEYWLGPVLVLVFALQLGVLPSSGWHGVESMVLPCLTVALRPMSYFTQVARASMIEVLEAPYITAARGRGLSFAQTMLRHGLRNSVLPVLTLFAVWLAGLLGGSVVVEVIFAVPGVGRQMYDAVINNDVPLIQGGVVAVVGLAVLITTLTDVLYTAINPNARTSRVRA; encoded by the coding sequence GTGTTGTACGTGCTGAGACGGTTCGCCGTCCTCGTGACGACCCTGCTGGTCGCCTCTTTCCTGGTGTTCCTCATCCCCTACGTCACGCCCGGCGACCCGGCCGCGCGGATCCTGCGGGCCAGGGTGGGCGACCTGGTCCAGGACCCGCGGACGCTGGCCCGCCTCCGGGTCGAGTACGGGCTGGACCGGCCGCTGCTCCAGCAGTACCTGTCCTGGCTGGGCTCGGCGCTGCGGGGTGATCTCGGCCGGTCGTTCACCAACGGCACGGAGGTTCTCCCCCAGCTGATGCGCGCGCTGTCGGTCACCGCCTCGATCGCCGTCATCGCCCTCCTGCTCGCCCTGCTCGTGGCGGTCCCGCTGGGAGCCGTCTGCGCGGTGCGGCGCGGAACCCCGCTCGACGGGGCGATCACCGGCGTCACGCAGGCGTTCGTGGCCGTCCCGGAGTACTGGCTCGGCCCGGTCCTGGTCCTGGTGTTCGCCCTGCAGCTCGGCGTCCTGCCCTCCTCCGGCTGGCACGGGGTGGAGTCGATGGTGCTGCCCTGCCTGACCGTGGCGCTGCGGCCGATGAGCTACTTCACCCAGGTGGCCCGCGCGTCGATGATCGAGGTGCTCGAGGCGCCCTACATCACCGCCGCCCGGGGTCGCGGGCTGAGCTTCGCCCAGACCATGCTGCGTCACGGGCTGCGCAACTCCGTTCTGCCGGTCCTGACGCTGTTCGCGGTCTGGCTGGCCGGCCTGCTCGGCGGCTCGGTCGTCGTCGAGGTGATCTTCGCGGTGCCCGGGGTCGGGCGGCAGATGTACGACGCGGTCATCAACAACGACGTCCCGCTCATCCAGGGCGGGGTCGTGGCGGTCGTCGGCCTGGCCGTGCTCATCACCACCCTCACCGATGTCCTTTACACCGCCATCAACCCGAACGCGAGGACGAGCCGTGTCCGTGCTTGA